A window of the Candidatus Binatia bacterium genome harbors these coding sequences:
- a CDS encoding alpha/beta hydrolase, whose product MPSKYVCIDGIAVNYVYTGRTTLPAVAPAFATGEVVLFVHGAGWNAQIWRDQLDALAAAHSPVAVDLPGHGRSGGTESLGSVAAYAACLANFVRALSLRPCVVVGHDLGAAAALAYAAAEPARVRGLVLVGAGARMAVAAETMDTWKRVTQGRQPQPFAPDIFAPGTDMAIMRSVWSEQVKTDPRVRYGDLRALDAFDAAALVGTIRVPTLVAVGNADAMLPVEGARDLQERIAGARLEVIDGAGHMVANEQPVAFAETLLRFLGQTSRP is encoded by the coding sequence ATGCCATCCAAGTACGTTTGCATCGACGGCATTGCCGTCAATTACGTATACACCGGCCGCACGACGCTGCCCGCGGTGGCGCCGGCATTCGCGACCGGCGAAGTCGTGCTCTTTGTCCACGGCGCGGGCTGGAACGCCCAGATCTGGCGCGACCAACTGGATGCGCTGGCGGCGGCGCACAGTCCGGTGGCGGTGGACCTGCCGGGGCATGGGCGATCGGGTGGGACCGAGAGCCTGGGCAGCGTCGCGGCGTACGCGGCGTGTCTGGCCAACTTCGTGCGGGCGCTGAGCCTGCGGCCATGCGTGGTTGTCGGTCACGACCTCGGCGCTGCCGCGGCGCTGGCCTATGCGGCGGCCGAGCCGGCACGGGTGCGTGGGTTGGTTCTCGTCGGCGCGGGGGCGCGCATGGCGGTGGCTGCGGAAACGATGGACACCTGGAAGCGGGTAACGCAGGGCCGCCAGCCGCAGCCGTTCGCGCCGGACATCTTCGCGCCCGGCACGGACATGGCGATCATGCGCAGCGTGTGGAGCGAACAGGTGAAGACGGACCCGCGGGTGCGCTACGGCGACCTCCGTGCGCTCGACGCCTTTGACGCCGCAGCGCTGGTGGGAACGATCCGGGTGCCGACCCTGGTGGCGGTTGGCAATGCCGACGCGATGCTGCCGGTCGAGGGCGCCCGGGATCTGCAAGAGAGGATTGCCGGGGCGAGGTTGGAAGTTATCGACGGGGCGGGACACATGGTCGCGAACGAGCAACCGGTGGCGTTTGCGGAAACGCTCCTGCGGTTTCTGGGACAGACGAGCCGACCGTGA
- a CDS encoding acetyl-CoA acetyltransferase produces MGFGRQVVIAGVYEHPTRWAPEKTQYRIHAESARGALADAGLGIGDVDGYFTSGVSQMGILSLADYLNLQPRFLDSTSIGGSSFVAHVTHAAAAIGAGLCEVALITYGSTAASERFAVGTGGGFGGDPPDQFEAAYGPTVVGAYALAAQRHMHAYGTTSEQLAQVAVTTRRHAGLNPAAKFRDPIAVDDVLASRIVSAPLHLLDCCIISDGGGAIVVTTAERARDLRRPPVYVLGGAEACCHTGAGHRDLTDMAASQSGPRAMSMAGVGHATVDMCMIYDSFTITVVMTLEALGFCGRGEGGAFVSEGRIGLGGALPINTDGGGLSSNHPGMRGIFLVIEAVKQLRGECGVRQVPDCRIALCHGTGGTLGLRHSGATLVLGRG; encoded by the coding sequence ATGGGGTTCGGGCGGCAGGTGGTCATCGCCGGCGTTTACGAGCACCCGACGCGGTGGGCGCCGGAGAAGACGCAGTATCGGATCCATGCCGAGAGTGCGCGTGGCGCCCTGGCCGACGCGGGTCTCGGTATCGGCGACGTCGACGGGTACTTCACGTCGGGTGTCAGTCAGATGGGTATTCTGTCGCTGGCCGACTACCTGAACCTGCAGCCGCGATTCCTCGACTCGACCTCGATCGGCGGGTCTTCGTTCGTCGCCCACGTGACGCACGCGGCGGCAGCGATCGGCGCGGGCTTGTGCGAGGTGGCGCTGATCACCTACGGGAGCACGGCGGCCTCGGAGCGCTTCGCGGTCGGTACCGGCGGTGGGTTCGGCGGCGACCCGCCGGATCAGTTCGAAGCCGCGTACGGGCCGACGGTCGTGGGTGCGTACGCGCTGGCGGCGCAGCGGCACATGCACGCCTACGGAACGACCTCGGAGCAACTGGCGCAGGTGGCGGTGACCACGCGGCGGCACGCCGGGCTCAATCCGGCGGCGAAGTTCCGCGACCCGATCGCCGTCGACGACGTGCTGGCGTCGCGGATCGTGTCGGCGCCGTTGCACTTGCTCGATTGCTGCATCATCAGCGACGGCGGTGGAGCGATCGTCGTAACTACGGCGGAGCGCGCCCGCGACCTGCGGCGACCGCCGGTGTACGTTCTTGGCGGCGCGGAGGCATGCTGCCACACGGGCGCCGGGCACCGCGATCTCACCGACATGGCGGCCAGCCAGTCGGGTCCGCGCGCCATGTCGATGGCGGGAGTTGGGCACGCCACCGTCGACATGTGCATGATCTACGACTCGTTCACGATTACCGTGGTTATGACACTCGAAGCGCTGGGGTTCTGCGGCCGCGGCGAGGGGGGCGCGTTCGTGTCGGAGGGGCGGATCGGTCTCGGCGGGGCCTTGCCGATCAATACGGACGGCGGAGGGCTGTCGTCGAACCACCCGGGAATGCGCGGTATTTTCCTGGTGATCGAAGCGGTGAAACAGTTGCGCGGCGAGTGCGGTGTGCGCCAGGTGCCCGACTGCCGGATCGCGTTGTGTCACGGAACCGGCGGGACGCTCGGATTGCGGCACAGCGGCGCCACGCTGGTGCTGGGACGGGGGTGA
- a CDS encoding Zn-ribbon domain-containing OB-fold protein, with the protein MAETKASGKPVPRVDEESKGYWEACARHELYVQRCRDCGTVRYYPRALCPTCLAADPEWVLSSGRGTVYTYTVTYQNLAPGFRESVPYVLAYVELEEGVRLLTNIVDCAPDAVRIGMPVEVTFDDLTADTSIPKFRPVS; encoded by the coding sequence ATGGCCGAGACGAAAGCGTCGGGAAAGCCGGTGCCGCGGGTCGACGAGGAGTCGAAGGGCTACTGGGAGGCCTGCGCACGGCACGAGTTGTACGTACAGCGATGCCGGGACTGCGGGACGGTACGGTACTACCCGCGGGCTTTGTGCCCGACCTGTCTGGCCGCAGATCCCGAGTGGGTGCTTTCGTCAGGTCGGGGCACCGTGTACACCTACACCGTGACCTATCAAAACCTTGCGCCGGGCTTCCGGGAGAGTGTGCCGTATGTGCTGGCGTACGTGGAGCTCGAAGAAGGTGTCCGGCTGCTGACGAACATCGTCGACTGCGCCCCGGATGCGGTTCGCATCGGTATGCCGGTCGAGGTCACGTTCGACGACCTGACCGCCGACACATCGATCCCTAAGTTCCGTCCCGTGTCGTGA
- a CDS encoding PHP domain-containing protein, whose translation MILDLHTHSEASEDSRVPVEAYLKWLTRKRDVLPLDGLVLTEHRQWNPAADYRALEDKYGLLILRGAEVETDYGHMLVYGVNADLTARFDFANVRLPAQAFVRAAAVSGALALPCHPGRPTIGLCEHYATRPPLEGIVAVEALNGGSRRGENERVQALIERYGYRAVGGSDAHLASFIGICATEIDAQIRTVEDLVEVLRVGGYRPVDFRERAKVGG comes from the coding sequence ATGATTCTCGATCTGCACACCCATTCCGAGGCGTCCGAGGACAGCCGCGTGCCGGTGGAGGCTTATTTGAAGTGGCTGACCCGCAAACGCGACGTGTTGCCGCTCGATGGCCTGGTGCTGACCGAGCATCGGCAGTGGAATCCGGCGGCGGATTACCGGGCGCTGGAGGACAAGTACGGCTTGCTGATCCTGCGCGGTGCCGAGGTGGAGACCGATTACGGGCACATGCTCGTCTACGGCGTCAATGCCGACCTGACGGCAAGGTTCGACTTCGCCAACGTGCGCCTGCCGGCTCAGGCGTTTGTGCGGGCCGCGGCCGTGTCGGGAGCCCTGGCGTTGCCCTGTCATCCGGGGCGGCCGACGATCGGATTGTGCGAGCACTACGCAACCAGGCCGCCGCTGGAGGGGATCGTCGCCGTCGAGGCGCTGAACGGCGGCAGCCGGCGGGGCGAGAACGAGCGCGTGCAGGCGCTGATCGAGCGCTACGGCTACCGGGCAGTCGGCGGCAGCGATGCGCATTTGGCGAGTTTCATCGGCATCTGCGCGACCGAAATCGATGCGCAGATTCGCACGGTCGAGGATCTGGTCGAGGTGTTGCGGGTCGGCGGTTACCGGCCGGTGGACTTCCGGGAGCGGGCGAAGGTGGGAGGGTGA
- a CDS encoding MaoC family dehydratase N-terminal domain-containing protein codes for MVSSIDRSIVGSEFDRWVFAPVTEAEVRAYAEASGEPVREDGDALVAPVTFVLRLRGKRFMPANMPQLGTMGFDAGKDMELGVPVRVGDVLTVVGSVHDIYEKTGRSGTMAFVVLRTEVANQSGEHVATIDQRLMFR; via the coding sequence ATGGTGTCGTCGATCGATCGGTCGATAGTCGGCAGCGAATTCGATCGTTGGGTCTTCGCTCCGGTGACCGAGGCGGAGGTGCGCGCCTATGCGGAGGCATCCGGGGAGCCGGTCCGCGAGGACGGGGACGCCCTGGTAGCGCCGGTGACCTTCGTCTTGCGCCTCCGTGGCAAGCGCTTCATGCCGGCGAACATGCCTCAACTCGGTACGATGGGATTCGACGCGGGCAAGGACATGGAGCTGGGAGTGCCGGTGCGCGTGGGCGACGTCCTGACGGTGGTAGGCAGCGTCCACGACATCTACGAGAAGACGGGCCGAAGCGGCACGATGGCGTTCGTCGTCCTGCGCACGGAGGTTGCCAATCAATCCGGCGAGCATGTGGCAACTATCGATCAGCGCTTGATGTTCCGGTGA